From the Vanacampus margaritifer isolate UIUO_Vmar chromosome 14, RoL_Vmar_1.0, whole genome shotgun sequence genome, the window ATTgacacaattttgttttttattgttctaATTCATTGCACGCACGCCATTGCTAATCTTTGACTATTTTCATAAGTGTTGCTATTGGTATGGGATAATAGTGTATGCAAAAAGGCAtcaataaagggttaaaatcccccaaaatattcACACTGAGATCATGGTAGAACGGTTTTTGGGTGtcaggtttgaatctcagctcaaaatggatggttggatgtgGGTAAAGTACTTTTAAGAAACTCATTTTCGTGAAGCTGACCATATTTGTCCTCAGGGACAAATAAGGGAGCATATTTAAAGTTTAGTTGTCGCGTAAAAATAATgcgttctatttatttattgatgtctTCTTTTCATGACACAATTGCACAGTTTTTTCCTTTTGTCAGCATCCCAACGCTATACATTTGATCCCACTATCCTGTTTCCCTTCCTCCCAGCACCTTCATCCGCTTCAGTCCCTCTTGTCTTGATTTCATATGTTCTCATCATATCTCTCTCATCCTGACCTTCCCCTTCTCCCTCTCACTCACTTTCTCTCCCCCCCTCCATCCTTCACTCTctagtttttttccttctacatTTCATTTTGATTGCTTGTAATCAAGCATTCtcaaacaacttttatttttcctcCTCGTCCCCAAACGCGTTCAAGTCTGAGTTGTCACAGCGAGCAGCTCTTGCTAGATGATTctattacatttatttgtaacAGCTGGATAATTCAATAAGCGGTGCTGAGATGACACGCTGGTGCAATCTACTTGATGGTGCCTCTCCATTGTGAGCCTTCTGCGCTCTTGTTATTGTCGTCCTGCTCATcacctctctctttttcttcctcctctttgcTCCGTGCAGGCAGTTGATGGAGAGCCATTCGAATGACAGCCGGGACAGTGGTCATCACCGGTGGAATTCTTGCTACGGTCATATTACTCCTTATCATCGCAGTACTGTGCTACTGCCGACTGCAGGTGAGTGGATATGTGGAGCATCCAGCTCGTTAGttgcattttaaaaagattGAGCGACAGATCCAAAGTTTGGCTACATTTTCCATTTCACAGGAACAAGCACAATGTGGACTCACACAGCCAACTAATCACAAATTACAACAgtgtaataaaaatgttaatctaagcTTGGAACAACAACTGATGTGGCCTTTGCAACCTGCTCCTTGTCaaagaatgttttttaattaaagtaaaAGTCAACCACAAGCCCCACGGTATAATTAGGAACTGGACCAAgattttcttcaaaaatatgtCGCACAATACCTCATCGTTTGAATGTCAAATAACGTTTACATTTTATGATtaccatatttatttttttattttttttacacttcaaCAAAGTTGACATGTATtttgaagtactgtatatgGCATAGTAATCAGAGACTCCTCATGTTCTGCCcttgtacaaaaatacaatacagtacaaaaaaaacaacgtacaCTCTATATATTTGCGCTTTGCTCGAGCTCCCCCGGCTTTGTCCTTGTGATTCCCATAGTAGGCCTGACAGGTTTAtaacagctagctagcagcaACTTCCAGTTGCATACACTATTTACTGGTGCAGACTACCACTATGCTCAAATTATTACGACAAATTTTGGCAGCAGAAATAGTGGCAAACCATTGGCATTATTGGTTGTATTTTTGAAGTCCTCACCATCGCATTACAGTACTCTGTTAAAACTGAATGTTGCTTGTTGTCAtctcacagggcggccattttgccactcgctgacaactgaaaatgacaaataaccagaggtggcaaattcaggtccagaaagtaaaaaccctgccactgccacagtttggctttagcccctagtgctagctagtGAGCTCCTTAGCTAGCCTCCCGGATGCTtggttacctgctaggaagcttgctagctagctagcacaagggggtTTTGCGAGACTTCCCGTCACGTTCATAAATGAACTCGGCTCCTGTGTGGTGTGTTGATTGTGCAGTGTGGCTACACACCACACACGGTACATTCAAAACAGTTCTTCTCGTGATTTTTTCTCTTCACGTGTCGAGTTTCTCAGAGTCAAccgacaattttaaaatcttgccgtGTGAACAAGTTTTAAGGCGCGACGTGACCTATGTAATTTAAAGTGATTTATTAGACCTatattatacaaatatataaatatgcccaaaaaatattataattaattaattattattaataataattataatattattgaaGTTAATAgcgggtttttaaaatgaatgaattatttagTTAACCGCTACGTGGCGCAAAATAACGAACACTGCCCCTTGATTTTTGGTTAAGAGGTCACAGCAGAAGGTCCATGTAACAATATTCTACATATCAGAGGAAGAAATCTTTAGGCTTTGTGACAAATTTCAGTGCTGTGGACAGCTTTCAAACATCCATTTTAACTGAGAGtactggcattgaatgagttttaatgatTTACAGCTCAAGATGGACaattcctttcaaaataaaaatcaatcaaatgttTCAATGCCAAAACAAGGCCGCAATAGAATTTTAGTAATACAATACCAGTCCTTAAAAATCCCAGAAATACTTTGCATTGGTTATTGATCACCAGCGATGAATTGCAGCCGTTTTGGACAAAACAATCAGCTGTCAACATTTTCAGTATTTAATAGTAAGCCAAAGTATAGGACCAAattctttttaaaatacatcTGGAGAGGACTGTCAGAAATGTGTCCAAATGCTGTTTGGCTGAGAGTAATTGCAGATGAACATCACTGAGACGGGCCAAAGACATATTACATTATAAAGACATTATAAATGGAGCTGGACGCGGTGACCCTCTAGAATGGAAAATTAACTTGTACTTGCCAGATTGTTTGAGGAGAGCGCGGACTAAAACTCATATCTGCACTCaccaaagtgtgtttgcatAGTTTTCATTTCACGCCAGCCTTGCAAAGAAAGGAACATGTGCTGCGACTTACATCAGCCATTCTGCATCAGTGGCTATCTTGTGTGAGCCTGCGGTAAATCAttcatgagatttttttttttaattcccctgTCACTTGTCGTCGTACATCAGTCTCATTTCCCAGCGAGTAAGTCTTCTCTTTTTAACAGCGACTGATTTAATACGAGACAAACCTCAGATTACTATATCACACTGGTGTGGAGTAGtttgagcataaaaaaaaaaaccttgtcgTAGAATCACAGTGAGAGTGGTTTCTTAATTGCACAGCAAATGCCACAAACTTGCACATGTTTTCCACTGCAAGCAAGGGCAGCATTGGTTGAATGTAAATGATATTATCCTCTGTATTTAGGGCATATTATGATTGTTTTAATTGCCAGACAAATCCATGTGATCTCTTTATTACGGTTTTGATATTAGCTGGCGAGATGCCCGGGATTCATCTGCAAGCTAAATTTTGTGAGTCACAAATAGCAGCCATAAATACTTTGCATAGGTACAAGTGCACTGCTGCGTGAAATGGCAactgtgtgaatgctgagagatgcTGTCTCTGAACTGGATAATTTTATGATATTGCAAGCATTTGACAATTTTATATAACAGGGTCGGAAGCTTTATTTTGGTAATTTTGTCAGGCAAGGGACCAcatagtaaattttgtagagtacattttactctcaaaagagtctatttggtcccattctaaacagagtaaaatgtacacttggaagagagtcaaatattcagagtaaattttactcaaatatttttagtgtgtacaaGAGAATTAGCCTATCTATGAAAAATATCTagtaaagatttttcactcagaaattctaaataaattttgcaaggagagattttgactaaattttgctagttatttaaaaaaaaaaaaagttactcaagggcttaggaacaaacccacaacttcaggttgggagacagccaatctactgcCTGAGCAATGCCACCcctactgtgtgttagtatatcgctcatgtcagctggaatctttgtaCCTTCaagagcaataataataataataattttttgctctccttttggatattagCAAACAGTAGAAGTAAAGTTTgttcgtgagtttgttcctcaattcTTGTGCaactaatttatatatatatatatatatatatatatatatatatatatatatatatatatatatatatatatatatatatatatatatatatatattaggggtgtgaattggctagtacctggcgattcgatttgtatcacgattcataggtcacgattcgatttgatagcgattaatcccgatgcaaatatataaattgataattgcgatttttttattttttaactagtgAACTAGTAAaccagtaaaatgtactcaaaaatTCCTTCTAAAATTCACTTCGAATTTATGagtgaaaaatgttttactagGTTTTTGTCATGGGATAGGCCAATTCTCTCGTTCACAGTAAAAAGTACTTTGAGttaaatttactctgaatatttaaaatgtgtaaatttgactctgttcagagtgggaccaaatagactctttttagaataaaatgtactcttccactctacaaaatttactgtgcatATTTAGTAACTTTATAGATGAGGAAACAAATAGTGACTTTAGAGGacactgaaacatttttttggtgAACATGGGTAAGGAACCACATTTAGCAATTTTATATAGTAAGGAAGGGAGCTCTATTTTTGGTAACTTTGTCAGTCTAGGATTCATATTTGGCAATATTAAAGGGCCATGAACCAAAAATTGTAACATGAGCAAGGAATTGTAATTAGTAATCTTATAGGGACCGTATTTGGTGACTTTACTTTTGGTCTAATTTTATACGTAGCTACCACTTAAATTGATTTGAAACATCTTAATTTTAATGTGATGCTTATAGTGTAGTTAATCCCCCTTTTCTCTTGCTTAATTTCCTTCTCTTTACTGAATGTACcttgaatattttcattttttgacccCACCTTGTCTCCTCCTGTCGTCTCCAGTATTACTGCTGTAAGAAGGAGGAATCCGagtcggaggaggaggagccggACTTCGCCGTCACATCGCGCCTGCCGCCGGTCCACTCCAACCACAACATTGTGGCGGCCacggccgccgcctcctccatTCCCAATGGCCCCGCCCTCTTCCCCACCCCGCCGCTGGCCCGCAAACTGACGCGCTCGCAGACCTTCTGTCCGTCGTGCACCCACTACGAACTGCCCTTCTACCTGCAGCCGCCCGCTCCCCCGTCGGTCCACCACCAAGCCGACGGCCTGAGGAACGGCGGCGAGCGGGTCAGCTACCGCAGCATGCCGCCGCCCCCACAGCAGCCAGACATGGAACTGCCCGTGCCCGTCAACATTTCCAACTACCGTAAGCCTCACTTGGCCCGCTCGGTCACCATGAGGGACATGTTCACTCGCAGCTGTAGCATCAGCACTGATGTTTAGCCGGGCCTCCAGGCTGTACTCAAAGATGGCTGTGTTCATTGTGTTCATTGTCTTCATTGTGATCCCTATAGTCCAACTTGGTATCATCTGATGTGGTCTGCTTTGGACACTCAACTGGCTCTCAGGACTCACTTTGCTACGTTCAGGTCGAGGAACTCACTCACACCCGAACACAACACAGACTTTGCAACTTTAGCTGTTGAAGTATTCCATTTGTTATATAACTTCTTGGCTTGATGACACTTTTGTAAAagattacaaaatgtaatttatataGTCAGGCCCCTCTTCTCCGGGATGACATCACGGTCAGGGATTTTCTCTCTGCCATAGCtgctacaaaacaaaagcaaaatatgATTAGGATCTTGTGTTTTCCTGCCATGGAAGGATCTGTCCGCTCCTCCATACTCAGATTATGGAGATTATGGAACCTAATTCAGCGCCTGTAGAATGGGGGTGCCTTGTTTTTTGCAGATAGATTTAACTTTGGCTGTGATGTCGAAATGACATAAAGGGCTCGCAGAAGATAGAAATCCTCTATTTATTTTCCCCAGAATATTTTCAGTGTGCTTCATAGCTGGATGTCCACAGCAGTAGTGTGAATTTGTCAGTTATATACTCACATGATTGTGAATATATAACTATCTTGTTAATCCTTCAACACGTTCTCGCAAGAATTTTGTAGGAAATGGTACAAAAGCctgcacgaaaaaaaaaaattgttcaaaagtGTAttgctaaatgtatttttgacataAAAATTATCATTTTGCCACAGTTTCGCAGTTGCTATAGTAAGCTAATAAAATTTCTACATTTTGTAGCTCTTTTGTAGGACATGGAACCATATTTGGGGACTACATATGGCAAGGAACTATATTTGGTGACTGTATAGAgtaagaaaacataatttgtttAAGTGTCAGGGTttggaaccatatttggtaattATATAGGAAAAAGGGTCTATTTGGTGACATTCTGACCAGAACCTTATTTTAAGACTTCATAGGgcaaggaaccatatttggtaactttGTGAAAGTATGGAACCATGTTTGGTAACCTTACACAGAAATTATCTTTATTGGCGACATTTAAGTGTAAGGAACCATACTTGATCCGTTTGTAGGGCAAAGAACCTTATTTGACAGCTTTTTAGAGTAagaaaccatatttggtaacgtcatagaaaaaaatgagtcaTTTGTGACTTTTTGGAAACTAGGTTTGATAATTCACAAGACAATGAACCCTATTTGGTGAGTCTGGAGGGTATGGAACCGTATTTGGTAACTTAAACAGATGAAGGAACCATATTTGCTACCCTCCTTGGAAAATGAACCATATTTAGTAACTCCCTAGggcaaaaaaacatatatgGATGCACAAAATCATATTCACAAACTTTATTGTgcaaggaaccatatttggttacATTACAGTGCACGGAATCCCATTTACTAACTTTATAGGGAGTAGAACTAAGTGCAATAACCCATATTTGCTAACAAGAGGCAAACAAACCTTGTTCACTAACTCTATAGGCAATGACTCCATCATGAAACTAGGCAGTATATTGcacacacttttaaaacaaatgtcaGCAAAGTACAGAGTAGTATTTATCCCGGCTATTCAACCTAAAAAGTCATCAAGAAGATAAAAAAGGACAGCTCATGAACAAAAAgcatttatattacatttttactgGTCATGTTTAATTAGTTAGAAAATGTTACTGAAGGCAAAAGGCTTTCCTTTTGTATGAAATCCTACTAgaaatcctactaaattctcATGGGAACGTagccatgtatttttttcttttctttttttttatctcacccATGTGCTAATCTGCAGCAATAATGCtgaatatgttttatttaaaggaTGGCAGCATGAACTGGTTTCTGTCATAACACAATTACGGATTATTATGGACTGCATTCACCTTTTCTTTTTGCTGAAGCTTCGAGGACTCTTCCGGCCTTTCTTCTTTCTGTTGTCTTTGATTTGTTGATCCACGCTGAAGATTAATCGAGCTTTGAAGGCACTTCTCTAAATATTTAACAGACCACTTTCTCTCCGCTCCTAAAACGAGTCAGACTAAGGGGTATTCCTACTCCAATGATCATCCTTGCTGGAGGGCTGCCGCTCGGACTAAGAAGCAGCGGCTTTTGAATTTTGATGGTCTTAATGAATGGAATTAATTACGGCTTGATTACAGGAGGAAGTGAAAGCAAACATGACTACACTGGACACCCTTCcctcatttatttttccaaaggATCAAAACATGGAGTGATTGATGTGCTTtcctgcaaacacacacacaatgctgtGCTTTCCTTGTTAATGAAGCGACGAGATGGTTGCACAGGGAACCTGGTGCCATAACGAAGGAGACAAACTCTATTCTTGTTAGTATTATCCCCATTATTACAGATATGTATTCAAATGCAGTGTTGCTTTGACGTCAGAAGTATTTAAATTACTCTTCATGAACcagctgttttgttttccaaaagtaCAAGACACGTTTATGTCCTTGTTTTTAATGGATAGCTGGAAAACAGACACTATGTTGATAATAAAATGGtgttaaaacatatttgatgtCTTTGCACCCATGATAATTATTACAAAAGttttgattcacttcacttcttttttctttttcttttaaaatcatTCTAAGATTTCTATTTTCGTAGACTAGACTCTGTGTAAAAACAAGAGTAATCCCCAATTGTTAAATCAGATTTGGTTGGGCCATGAATacaatttttgacaatttatatAACATTAAATAGAAAGTGTGAATATAACGGTGTCAGAAAGAGATCATCTGAAAGATTTTTCATGTCTGAACGTAGCCTGTTGCAAAAATGTCATCACAAAGCGACTATTCATGTCTGTGCCAGAGAGGCTCCTTGCACGCCTCCATCTGTCACAGTCTTCTGTGCTATCGCTCATTCATTGGCTTTGACTCACTCGTCTAATAAGTGCATCTATTTTCTCTCCCGGATCGTTATTCTTTATAGACTGTATATCTATCGTCCGCTCTCCCCTGTGACGCCAGTCACTTCATTGTTGTAATAACTCCCttttatacactctaaaaagagaattgttgaaccaactcaagtttaaaaagataattgttgaccaacttaaaaaaaaatcttcaatcaGTAAcacattgaattaaattaatccaaagggtatatatattttttatttttttaatttttattttggagagctcagtattgttcattcggtaattttaccgatttgacatgtcattatctttgctctctttttatttttttttattttgtatgtgtgtgagtatgtgcatgagcgtgtgtatgtatgtgtgcgtgcgtgtgagtgtgtactcattagttcacctaaccccataaaaaaaaactaccattcacctaaaccgaatacttcagaatccagccagagtcatgaggttgtcaggagacccgagaaaggatcaaagaaaagaaaggaaagtgaaatccagcactgaccagacattacctactacccaccgggttaccaaccagagtctttcaccaaccccagaaacatctaaattccaacaaattagggagacctcaagagactaaaggagagactgaggaaagaaaggaaggatagatgaagccgAGTGAGATTCACAGACATCAGTTTCCACCGATttaacgaccagaggaagaagcagattgtgtttgaatttcgatagatgctggtgtggtggatctggcatgcatgaaaacctccaccaaagaggggacccgtcgaccccggccaggacagagcaaacacaaccccccagggccccccaggccacggcagcgccaagggacaacccccggagagcaaacccaggaatatattaaatgtaatgaacattaaacttaatacaTTCGCTTTggattaattcaattcaatcgtGTGCTAccaattaaaacaatttcattaagttggtcaacaattctctttttaaacttaattcattcatccaaccattttcactgaagcaacccccttcgctcctggctgtttctatgtattttgactgattttgcagggcccacacaatattgtgttctattgttatgaaaaataaaaaaagattagagtctcttctttcagtaggaaaaaaaatatatttctatctgtttctgttttgcagcaattagcattagaatatagttaagtttcatcattattcacaaatctgtttaaaaaacagtggaggaagagctttttgcaacatggtaatggttgatctcttatactgtgctgtcacctgctggccgtttttgtaataactgccattgcttcaagcattcccttcagttcagaggttgcatcaaagccttctctatgctctagcattaaaaaaaacaacaacaaaaaacattctaaaacgtataaatacgtttttgggagcatggtaattaaaattgaacgtatttataggtttttgggaacaaatgccCCACAACCCTTGTGAGTACTAAGCGGttgacaaaatggatggatggatgggagcaaaagagttaagttggttcaacaattctctttttagagtgtacaggtTGTGGCCATTTCCTCACCTTGCTGTCAGGTTGCTTCATTATCCCTCCCTCCCATGCATCTTGGGTAAAGTTAGCGATCTTCACAAACGGGCATCTTCACCTCAGGGCTGACTGGAGCTGTGTGCAAACTGCAAACGCGCTTCTATCACTTGACTGATGATTTGATCAGAGCTTTGACAGTCTGCACTGGGCTCCCATGGTAACATTTAACTGTCTGCCGTGTCTGCCGTTTGACTTGAAACACAAAACACTCGCCGGATCACTGGTTCCGTTGTTTAAATATCTCACACGGAACAAACAGCTTGTAGCAGACAGctgtgaaacaaaacaaaatgtagtttgtttCCTTTGTGAGTACATATGAGGAGCAGATGTGGTCTCGTTATCCAAAAACAGTGGCCAGGAAGCAGAAGAGAACCATAATCAAACATTAGTATGCAAAAACAGCTGCCGCATGGTGGTAGATCATAACAGTTAgaaattttacttatttttattattttttattttttatatatatatcgacTGTAAAGTTAATACAGGTTTATGTTGGTGACACTTTGACACGTTTGTTGATCATGATTCTCtccactgtgaggcagacatgttaACCACTAACTCGCCTTGCTGACCAATTTGTAatctaatttaaattaatttacttCTAATCTAATATTATTTGATTTCTACACCACATTTCCGCAGCTTATCCATGCTGACATTGGGCGAGAGGCAGAGTACACTGTGGACTGACCACTGAGTAGCGGTTAGCCTGTGGCTTGTGGAGAGTTTCCTCTGGTATCCTCATGTTCCGAGAACATGCATGATAGGTTCCTTAAAGATTTTAAAGCACATAAGTGTTAATATGTGTGTAGTGCACTGCAGTTCACAGTCCAGCTCCAGCCTACTCCTCCTACTACTACTCGCACCATTTTTACAAGCAATAACATTCAATGCAAGCTTCTCTTTTCTGCTGACAGCTGTCTCAGCTAGTTGCCTAACCAAAGCCTGCAAACCCCTTTTGAAAACGCTGTTTTGCCCTCGTTTTGCTGAATTAAGGAAGAGCAATATGACAGTTTGTACCGTATGTGTACAGCCATAATCTTAGTACACATTGCTACTCGTGGGCTCACTCGCATGCTTTGTGTTTGTGCTGTAGTTGTGTAAATAAGCATTAACCATTTAGATGCAAATTCATCAGCAGTGTAAGCAGAAAGTGAAGTGTCGTGCatttatgtttgtgtatatCAGCATGAGGCCATTCTTTGTTCCCCTCACCATATCATCAGCAGTGGAATTTGGATGCAGCACGACAGACTGGCTGGGATACCCATGAATTATGAAGATGATAGACACGAAGCTTTCCAACAAACGCTGCTAACCAACGCTGCCTTCACGATCACTGTCGTTTTTCAAATGGGGATTTTGTTCAATTACAAAAAGCTATACACTTTGTTGTCACACTTGATGGAACTGCAGATGCAACTTAATGGGACATTATGTAATatattgtgccatctagtggtgaattgataattcattaatttaaaaaaaaatccactattaatttcaataatatgcaaaaaatagATGTTCTACCACATCAATGtacatcagaggtggcaaatccatgttaacaaagtaaaaaccctggcacagtttggctttagcacctgatgctagatagctagctctcCAGCAGGTGAAAGAGCACCaacggagctagctagctagctagcaccttgagctaaagccaaactgtggcaatgtttctaactagctagctagcgctctAGCAGTTAAACGAGCACCAAtggggctagctagctagaacctggggctaaagccaaactgtggcagggtttttagcgAGCTGGAAGCAGCAATGGAGCTTGCTAGcaagcacctggggctaaaaccaaactgtggcagggtttctactttctggacctggatttgccacctctgatgtatgtgtttttaataTAGTCGTAGTAATCTCATAACTGCTAATTATATAGGTCATGCCGCACCTTACAGAAGGCTGACGTTTCACCACCGTCTTTCTGCTACAGATAATCAAAGGTGAAAAACTTTGCAAACGTAGTGAGCCTCTGGTGGTAGTGCAGCTCATGTCGGACCCAACTAGTCGACCGCCGCTTACAATACACAGCGGGGGCCTCCAGGTGTCCGTCGCTGAATGTCGTTATTCAGGCCCCCGCTGCTTGTCTCCTTCTGCTTTGCTTTCGTTAGCTTTTGCTAGCCTCTCCCGCAGGCTAGCTGCTCCAACTAGTTATTGCTAACCGCTCTTGTTTGCCGCTCGgcgctcactccaaataataattatagtaattggtggtaggcttgccaAGTAGGCTttctctgaggcaccgtagtgtgTGCTTGaaaattgttgcattctattaattAGCCACTtgatggcactaaatcctacacatgtaactttaaaatgtttgattttcctttttttgcttGCTTGCCCCCCGCCCCTAaccttttacattttaattaaattatgaaTTCAATAAATTCAGACACCCCACCCCCTAAAAAATGTTTGAGATAGATATAgagataaatattaaataaaattactggTGTttgaatgtaatctgatttccttccac encodes:
- the LOC144034369 gene encoding protein FAM163B-like, which gives rise to MTAGTVVITGGILATVILLLIIAVLCYCRLQYYCCKKEESESEEEEPDFAVTSRLPPVHSNHNIVAATAAASSIPNGPALFPTPPLARKLTRSQTFCPSCTHYELPFYLQPPAPPSVHHQADGLRNGGERVSYRSMPPPPQQPDMELPVPVNISNYRKPHLARSVTMRDMFTRSCSISTDV